A genomic window from Pagrus major chromosome 23, Pma_NU_1.0 includes:
- the LOC141019167 gene encoding interferon-induced very large GTPase 1-like: MNLCGNKDEQSEKISEETNMKKQYPAQTETLLGRLHLQDKHQQKFSPSDFLQIGPPVKQDHETCEKDIAHTFLHRLMMLDYRARYIPVRQDSSEVSHSYSVETDDNDLDALFGTTVDSDRSKQSHVHPMDVQMAVFHCSDSFFKQYMITKLSQCQYAVPLLVPDPVTMYIECPLWTFRQIKKTWKITSTKDKSDIVTMKSMPICNAETPMVSFFRLGSLSQSKSQLMNTLINDRHNTFFHRNCQGSTKSRHLMDGVAEIAWYCPAGKPNDAFTDCIAFCNLHGDALLNEKQREILTEKSSVNVVLVPTLEKGDKSSAVISVLYKSPKPLIILIADNDSGAVQLTKGKYKMGLKDRSQSDVSEELKGIIRHILSGPHASFQLETMAEVSGIRVDENDSLCQKGKSPAEGIVKLLQGMDGLKIKDTFLQCQGQLWSKWCKTNKELYRLTGHIEREKSEKEQQLEQIRQDQCKASCSELMKLLIESLSSLKSTDREYFLKWTQILIDALCTDGLSSILQSYDKKWSEVLALKKKHDKSDQLKVKQTELEEISTKLQSASFGLEHMFIEMGQIYEAHKSLKKQPTSGQTDWSKYPELAAELMISGHPMELMDGDAGHVPLTWISSLLDEVIKKLGNKRVFVLSVLGVQSSGKSTMLNAMFGLQFAVSAGRCTKGAFMQLVRVSEEIKKDFQFDYVLVVDTEGLHALELAGNTALHHDNELATFVVGLGNMTLINIFGENPADMQDVLQIVVQAFMRMKQVKLSPSCVFVHQNVSDISASEMNMDGKRRLQDKLDQMAQLAAKEEGCDAECFSDVIAFDVQKDVKYFAQLWEGSPPMAPPNPGYSESIQELKTFILSKASQTEGITLEQFKSKIHDLWNALLNENFVFSFKNTHEITVYRTLEVQYGDWTWTLRSNMLTIENQLYNRIENGKLVKIELSYLNKEMSETYTEIKKAMTKHFNDDRDKEMLVQWKGRFENKIKEFHDDQLRGVQRKLDEIIQQKKACKKLDEKKTEFENKLLTKSKDLAHQLKGKATKEEELRKQFNTVWTDLCCKLTADIKPIEDINYEEDQSAILQVLGFECALIEKSKISGSYKTISRFGDYSHYVARHNTGQQVNEKKRDRSSRGKMSNVVRYVSSFFQGRFPYEEQQQIKSLIDDVEQQSLDAIKSKPVTIRGYNPAYLQEVAKTAKEKVTEFESTRKYALKKEFTVDLVLFVFHRAESWLSESHKKFKESNDAHVYVESKKEQYYNIFRSFCKGSSSAVVFGELICEKLKSSTVEAVCNQTAIDLATEMKCSFPAFSGNRLNLEKHVLNSLAEKEDFDGFITYIRNPREQVEAFIKDEVQKYISPKQRVKAQNVLKKNVKHIKQLVSQALFDATEKIKTQGGDIDKWVEQFSSLLNDHLTFDTICCPNFSDINNFDFLKEEIENGLKSIMEEMSSLSLDKMKEFRNTPDQILIDQLCDCCWVKCPFCAAVCTNTLADHSPDKHNVPFHRPSGIKGWHTRNTDELVIDFCTTSVASDICFYPHPDSKETFPYKEYPKAGGEYATWKITPDESKLIYWKWFVCQFQQQLEEHYKLKFHGRGEIPSEWRTHTKEEAIKSLDEM; the protein is encoded by the exons ATGAATCTGTGTGGAAACAAGGATGAG CAGTCAGAGAAGATTTCTGAAGAGACCAACATGAAGAAACAATATCCAgcacaaactgaaacactgcTCGGCAGACTTCACCTTCAAgacaaacatcaacagaagTTTTCACCTTCAGATTTCCTTCAGATAGGTCCACCTGTGAAACAGGATCATGAGACATGTGAGAAAGATATAGCTCATACTTTCCTTCACAGGCTGATGATGTTAGACTACAGAGCCAGATATATTCCTGTAAGACAAGACAGTTCTGAGGTCAGCCATTCTTATTCTGTTGAAACAGATGACAATGACTTAGACGCTCTTTTTGGCACCACTGTAGACTCTGATCGATCAAAACAGTCTCATGTGCATCCAATGGACGTTCAGATGGCAGTATTTCACTGCTCAGACAGCTTTTTTAAACAGTACATGATTACAAAGCTGTCACAATGTCAGTACGCTGTACCTTTGCTTGTTCCTGACCCAGTCACAATGTACATTGAATGTCCTCTGTGGActttcagacaaataaaaaaaacatggaagaTAACTTCAACCAAAGATAAATCAGACATTGTCACCATGAAGAGTATGCCCATCTGCAATGCTGAGACACCCATGGTGTCATTTTTCCGTCTGGGTTCACTGTCTCAATCTAAATCTCAGCTGATGAACACTTTGATCAACGACCGTCACAACACCTTCTTCCACAGAAACTGTCAAGGTAGCACAAAGTCTCGCCATTTGATGGATGGAGTAGCAGAGATTGCCTGGTACTGCCCCGCTGGAAAACCAAATGATGCCTTCACTGACTGCATTGCCTTCTGTAATCTTCACGGTGATGCTctgttaaatgaaaaacagcGTGAAATACTGACTGAAAAATCTTCAGTCAATGTTGTTCTTGTCCCAACTCTGGAAAAAGGTGACAAAAGTTCTGCAGTTATCTCAGTCCTTTACAAGTCTCCAAAGCCTCTCATTATTCTCATTGCTGATAATGATAGTGGTGCAGTTCAGTtgacaaaaggaaaatacaaaatgggTCTGAAGGACAGAAGCCAGTCAGATGTTTCTGAAGAACTGAAAGGAATCATTAGACACATTTTGTCTGGACCACATGCATCCTTCCAGCTTGAAACCATGGCTGAGGTCTCTGGAATCAGAGTGGATGAAAATGACAGTCTCTGCCAAAAAGGGAAATCGCCTGCTGAGGGAATAGTGAAGTTGCTTCAGGGGATGGATGGTCTGAAGATTAAAGATACATTTCTCCAATGCCAAGGCCAACTGTGGAGCAAGtggtgcaaaacaaacaaagaactgTATCGCCTCACAGGACACATTGAGAGGGAGAAATCTGAAAAGGAACAACAACTGGAGCAAATAAGACAAGATCAATGCAAAGCTTCCTGTAGTGAGCTGATGAAGTTACTAATTGAAAGCCTCTCATCTTTGAAATCGACAGACAGAGAGTATTTCCTAAAATGGACTCAGATCTTAATCGATGCCCTCTGCACAGACGGTCTCTCTTCAATTCTCCAAAGCTATGATAAAAAATGGTCTGAGGTCTTGGCTTTGAAGAAGAAACATGACAAATCTGATCAGCTAAAAGTGAAGCAAACTGAGCTTGAAGAAATATCAACCAAACTACAGTCAGCATCTTTTGGCTTGGAGCACATGTTTATAGAAATGGGACAGATCTATGAAGCCCATAAATCTCTGAAGAAACAACCAACAAGTGGACAGACTGACTGGTCTAAATACCCTGAGCTGGCTGCAGAGCTGATGATATCAGGACACCCAATGGAGCTGATGGATGGTGACGCAGGTCATGTGCCTTTAACATGGATCTCTAGTCTTTTAGATGAAGTCATCAAGAAACTGGGCAACaagagagtttttgttttgtcagttttaggCGTACAGAGCAGTGGAAAATCAACTATGCTGAATGCCATGTTTGGGCTACAGTTTGCAGTGAGTGCTGGCAGGTGCACCAAGGGTGCCTTCATGCAGCTGGTCAGAGTGTCAGAGGAGATCAAGAAAGACTTTCAGTTTGACTACGTTCTGGTGGTGGACACTGAAGGACTGCATGCTCTTGAGTTGGCAGGTAACACCGCTCTTCACCACGACAATGAACTGGCAACATTTGTTGTTGGTCTGGGAAACATGACATTGATCAACATCTTTGGAGAGAATCCAGCTGACATGCAAGATGTTCTGCAGATTGTTGTTCAGGCTTTCATGAGGATGAAGCAAGTTAAACTTTCTccaagttgtgtgtttgttcatcagAATGTCTCGGATATTTCAGCTTCAGAGATGAACATGGATGGAAAGAGACGCCTGCAAGACAAACTGGACCAGATGGCCCAACTTGCAGCCAAAGAGGAGGGTTGTGATGCTGAGTGCTTCAGTGACGTCATTGCATTTGATGTTCAAAAAGATGTGAAGTACTTTGCCCAACTGTGGGAGGGAAGTCCACCGATGGCTCCTCCAAATCCAGGTTACAGTGAGAGCATCCAAGAGCTGAAGACCTTCATCCTCTCTAAAGCTTCACAGACTGAAGGGATTACTCTGGAACAGTTCAAAAGCAAAATTCATGACCTGTGGAATGCCCTGCTGAACGAAAACTTTGTGTTcagcttcaaaaacacacatgaaattACAGTGTACAGAACACTTGAGGTCCAGTATGGGGACTGGACCTGGACCCTGAGGAGCAACATGTTGACCATTGAAAACCAGCTTTACAACAgaatagaaaatggaaaactTGTCAAGATCGAGCTCAGTTATCTTAATAAAGAAATGAGCGAAACATATACAGAAATCAAAAAAGCAATGACAAAGCACTTTAAtgatgacagagacaaagaaatgtTGGTTCAGTGGAAAGGCcgttttgaaaataaaatcaaggaGTTTCATGATGACCAACTGAGAGGAGTCCAAAGAAAACTGGATGAAATTATCCAGCAGAAGAAGGCCTGTAAAAAGCTtgatgagaagaaaacagagtTTGAGAACAAACTGCTAACAAAGAGTAAAGATCTCGCTCATCAGTTAAAAGGCAAGGCAACAAAAGAAGAGGAACTTAGAAAGCAGTTCAACACAGTTTGGACGGACTTGTGCTGTAAACTAACTGCTGATATAAAACCTATTGAGGATATCAACTATGAAGAAGATCAGTCAGCTATCCTTCAAGTCCTTGGTTTTGAATGCGCTCTCATAGAGAAATCCAAAATTAGTGGCAGCTACAAAACAATATCAAGGTTTGGCGATTACAGTCATTATGTAGCTCGCCATAACACAGGTCAACAAGTCAATGAGAAGAAAAGGGACAGAAGCAGTAGGGGAAAAATGTCTAATGTCGTTCGATATGTTTCGTCTTTTTTTCAGGGACGTTTTCCGTATGAAGAACAGCAACAGATCAAATCTCTCATTGACGATGTTGAACAACAGTCCCTTGATGCAATCAAAAGCAAACCTGTAACTATAAGAGGCTACAATCCAGCTTATTTGCAAGAAGTGgcaaaaactgcaaaagaaaaggtgacaGAATTTGAATCAACGAGGAAATATGCTCTGAAGAAGGAGTTTACAGTCGATCTTGTGCTGTTTGTATTTCACAGAGCAGAGAGTTGGCTGTCAGAGTCCCACAAGAAATTCAAAGAGAGCAATGATGCACATGTTTATGTTGAAAGCAAGAAAGAGCAATATTACAACATTTTCAGAAGCTTCTGTAAAGGGAGTTcatctgctgttgtgtttggagAACTGATCTGTGAAAAACTGAAGAGTTCCACTGTTGAGGCCGTCTGTAACCAGACTGCTATTGACCTCGCCACTGAGATGAAGTGCAGTTTCCCAGCATTTAGTGGGAACAGGTTGAACTTGGAAAAACATGTGTTGAACTCACTGGCAGAGAAAGAGGACTTTGATGGTTTTATCACCTACATCAGAAACCCAAGGGAGCAAGTTGAGGCATTCATAAAAGATGAAGTGCAGAAATACATCTCCCCAAAACAAAGAGTTAAAGCACAGAATGTACTcaagaaaaatgttaaacacatcAAACAACTTGTGAGTCAAGCTTTATTTGATGCAACAGAGAAAATCAAAACTCAGGGAGGAGACATAGACAAGTGGGTGGAGCAATTCTCCAGTTTGCTGAACGATCACCTAACATTCGACACCATTTGTTGTCCAAACTTCAGCGACATAAACAACTTTGACTTTCTCAAAGAAGAGATCGAGAATGGCCTTAAATCCATCATGGAGGAGATGAGCAGCCTCTCACTGGATAAGATGAAGGAATTCAGGAACACGCCTGATCAAATCCTCATTGATCAGCTGTGTGACTGCTGCTGGGTAAAGTGTCCGttctgtgcagctgtttgtacCAACACACTGGCTGATCACAGTCCTGATAAACACAACGTCCCTTTTCACCGACCCTCTGGGATTAAAGGATGGCACACCAGAAACACAGATGAACTGGTCATTGATTTCTGCACAACATCAGTAGCAAGTGACATATGTTTCTACCCTCATCCTGATTCAAAGGAGACTTTCCCTTATAAAGAGTATCCAAAGGCTGGAGGGGAGTATGCTACATGGAAGATTACTCCTGATGAGTCTAAGCTGATATATTGGAAATGGTTTGTGTGTCAGTTTCAACAGCAGCTTGAAGAACACTATAAATTAAAATTCCACGGCAGAGGAGAAATTCCCAGTGAGTGGAGAACACACACTAAAGAAGAGGCTATTAAAAGTCTGGATGAAATGTAA